Genomic DNA from Candidatus Brocadiaceae bacterium:
GGCGGCTTCCTGGCCGGTGCCACGGCGGCCGGCGTCCTGCTGGCCATCTTCATGGCCAACGCCGGCGGCGCCTGGGACAACGCCAAGAAGTGGATCGAGGAGGGGAACCTGGGCGGCAAGGGCTCCGATGCCCACAAGGCCGCCGTGGTCGGCGACACCATCGGCGACCCCTTCAAGGACACCTCCGGCCCGTCCATGAACATCCTGATCAAGCTCATGGCCGTCGTCTCGCTCGTGTTCGCCCCGATCATCGGTGCATACTCGATCGGCCTGCTCGGCTGAGACGGTTTCGCAATTGCGCACGACCCGCCCCGCAGGGCGCCACCCGGCGGGGCGGTCTCGTGTACGCGCCGGACGCTGCATCGCCCCGGACGGCGCGGTAGAATGCCTTCCGGAACGCCCGTGATCCGCCGAGGGAGGGAACGCCATGCGTGGATGCCGGCGGCTGCGCGTCTTGCTGATCTCCGTTGTGGCGCTCGCAGGGTGCGCACACGCCCCGGACGCCTGGCTGAACCCCGGCACGGAAGGCGGCGCCCGCCTGCGCGCCCCCTCGCGTGCGCCGGGCTTCACGGTTGCCATCATCGGCGACCAGACCAACGGCGACGAGTCCAGCCTCACGGTGCTGGCCCGGGCCGTCGAGGAGATCAACCTGCTCGACCCCGACCTGGTGCTGCACATCGGCGACATCGTGCCCGGCTACAAGCGGGACATGGCGGACTGGCAGGCGGACGTCGACCAGGCCCGTGCCATACTCGCCGCTCTGCGGGCGCCGTTCTTCCCCGTGCCCGGCAACCACGACGTCATTACCGGCGCCGGCGACACGGCGGACCGGCGCGGCGAAAACATGCATGCGCGTGCGTTCGGGCCGCTCTTCTACTCCTTTGACCATCGCGACACGCACTTCGTCTGCCTCTACAGCGATGAGGAACGGCAGTCGCGCGCGCGACTCAGCCGCGCCCAGATGGACTGGCTCCGGGACGACCTGGCGGCCGCCACGGCCTCGCAGGTCTTCGTCTTCATGCACAAGCCCCTCTGGGATTACGAGGACTCCGGCTGGGAGGAGGTGCACGAACTGCTCACGTGCCATCCCGTCCGGGCCGTCTTCGCCGGTCACTACCATCACTACTACAAGGCGCACACGCGCGACGGCATCCAGCACTACGTCCTCGGCGCGACCGGCGGGAAGCGCTACTCGCCCGAGGCCGCCGGCGGACTCGAGCACTACTCCCTGCTCCGCATCCTGCCGGGCGGCTACCGTTTGACGCTCGTCAGGCCGGGCGCCGTTCTGGGGGACGACTTCGTGATGCTTGACGACTTCCGGGCCACGGAGACCCTCCGCTTCCAGTCCGAACGCGAGACCGGCATCGCTGAGGCCCTCGCGAGCCCCGACGGAGGGCCTGTGGACGACCGGTTGCGCGTGCGCGTGCACAACCCGCTGGACCGGCCGCTCTCCGTGTCGCTCCGCGGCCTGTCGCGCGGAGCCGGATGGGACTTCGGCGCCCCGCCGCCTTCGACCACGCTCGAAGCCGGCGCGACCGTGGAGATGTCCCTGCCGGTGCACGCCGAGGCGGTCCGTCCATGGGCACTGGTGCCTCCGGATGTCGAGGTGTGCTACGAGTATGTCGACCGTCAGGGGCGGCGGGTGCCGATCGCGCTCCGACGCCGTGTGCCGCTGCATCGGCGCGCAATGGCCGCTCCGGCGCGGTCGGCTGTCGTCGTGGACGGACTGGCCGAGGAGCCGGCCTGGGCCGACGCCGCCGTACTGACCACGGCCGTGTGGCGCGCGAGCGCCTACGAGACGGGCCAGCCGGAGCCGACCGTGCGCATCCTGTCGGCGCCGGACGGCCTCTACCTCCACGTCGAGGCCGAAGACGCGTGCGTGTCGGACTTCCGAGGGGAGCAAGTTCTCTGTGACGCCCTCTTTGTAGCCGCTGCGCCTGGCCCGGCCGATGCGGTCCCCTCCGCCGTCGTGCTGTACCCCTTCGGCGACCGCCCGGAGGCCCTGCTCGCCCCATGGCATGAGAGGCGGCCACAAGGCGTCCCGGCCGACGGCGTCCGCCTGGCTGCTCTGCGGGCGCGTGGCGCCCGGGCGTGGTCGTGCGAGGCATTTGTCCCCTGGCGGACGCTTCTGGGGCGGGAGGCTCCGCCCGGCACGGTCCGCTTCAACGTCGGCGTGTGGGACAACGACGGCGACCTCTTCACGGAACTGCACACCTGGGCCCCGACGGCCGAGCCGGCCCTCTGGGGCCTGCTGGAGGTCGCATCCGCGGCACGGGTGCCGTAGCGCTGGCAGGTGCCGTGCGCCTCTGGTATCATCCCTGCCGTGAACCGTCGTGCCTCTAAAACGCACCAGGAGATGGACGCATGAAGCTGATGATGATCGGGGCTCACCCGGACGACGCCGATCTGCGGGCCGGCGGGATCGCCGCCCGCTACGTCGAGCGCGGGGGCGAGGCGATGCTGGTATCGGTCACGAACGGCAACGCCGGCCATCAGGAGATGGCGCCGGACGCGCTGGCCGTGCGGCGCAAGGAAGAGGCCCGGCGGGCGGGGGAGGTCATCGGGGTGGATTACGTCGTGCTGGACCATCCGGATGCACGCCTGACGCCCTCGGTGGAGGTCCGCGAGGAACTCATCGGCATGATCCGCGCCTACCGGCCCGACGTGGTGCTGGCTCCCCGGCCGTTCGACTACCACCCCGACCATCGCGCCGTCGGGCAACTGGTCATCGACGCGTCCTATCTGCTGACCGTGCCGCTCGTCCGTCCGGACGTGCCCATCCTGGAACGTGTGCCCGTCATCGCCCACACGTATGACGGCTACACGAAACCCTTGCCGTTCCGTGCGGACGTCGTTGTCGACGTGGACGAGTACTTCGAAGCCCAGTGCCGCATGACCGCCTGCCACGAGAGCCAGTTCTTCGAATGGCTGCCGTACAACGGCGGCATTCTGGACCAGGTCCCCGCAACCGAACCCGAGCGCTGGGAGTGGCACGTCGAGCGCATGAAGCGGCGCCTCGGCTTCCTGGCAGACAAGTATCGCGAGGCGTTCGTGCAGCGCTACGGCGAGGAACACGGTCGCCGGGTCTTCTGCGGCGAGGTGTTCGAGCTGTGCGAGTACGGCGGGCGGCCCGACGCCGAGACGATCGAGCGGCTCTTCCCGCGCTGACACACGGCCGCGGTCAGGTATGCGAAGGTCGGTTGTTCGGCGCCACGTGGGGCACCAGGAACTCGTAGCCGTCGCGGCCCATGGCGTCGCGGAGCCGTTCGAGCATCGCCTCGTCACGATAGCTGCCCACGATGGCGCCGCCGGACCCGCAGAACTTCGCGCTGGCGCCGGTCGCCCGCGCGGACTGGATCATCTTCATGTCCTCGGGCCGGATGGGGAAGATGCGCGCACGCAGGTCGAAGTTCCGGTTGATGACCGCCGCCAGGCCCTCATAGCCGCCGGCTTCCATCAAGGCGCGCGCCTCGTCGGCCAGGGCGGCGATCTCCGCCATCGTGGAGACCACCGTGGCGTCCCCGCTCTCGTAGAGGTCCCGCACGCGGATGTGGGCGGTCGAGCTCTCCTTGCCCAGGTCGCGCCGATAGGCCAGGTAGACGGGCGGCAGAAGCTCCGGTCGAATCCGCTCATAGCGGCCGTGGCCGTGGGCGTCCATGTAGTCGCGCGCGAAGTCCATGTAGACCACGCCCCCGTAGGCCTGTACAACACGGTCCTGCAGCCCGGCCGTGAGGCCCAGTTCGCCGGTCTCGGCGCGCAGCACCACGGCCGGAAGCACCGGCTCCGGGATCTCGACGGCGAAGAAGGCAGCCAGGGCGCGCATGACGGCGGTGATGATGGCGCTGGAGCCGCCCAGGCCCACCTGCCGCGGGATGTTCGTGCGGTAGCGGATGGTGAAGTTCCGGTCGGGCAGCGCCTCGCCGGCCTCCGCACAGTACTCCGCGAAGACCTTCGTGGCGGCCTTCAGGAGGCGGATGCCGCCGTAGTAGCCGCTCTGCCGCACGTCGTCCAGCAACTGCTGGAGGCTGCCGAAGACGGCCTGGTCCTGCGGGCTGGGACGCAGTTCGAGTTCCGGGCTCTCATACAGGACCACCTCGGACCAGTAGTCGCCGATGGTGAAGGCGATGGTCTTACCGTGGTAGCCGTCGGACGGGTTGCCAACGAATCCGACACGCGCGTAGGCCCTTGTTCGGACGATCATCGAGTCTCCTCGCCGTGCGGCCGGCGCTGCCTCCGGCCGATGCACCTGGTCTGCCCCGGCCCGGCATTATCGCGTTCGCACGCCCGGCAATCAAGCGGCCGGAAGCCCCTGCCCGGCGCGCGTTCTCCCGGTCCGGGTCAGCGCATGTGGTGCACGAGGATCTCCAACCCGATCAGGCACAGCACGATGCCCCCCGCCGCCTCGGCCCATCGCCCCAGACGCCGCCCGACCCGGTCGCCGATCTGGACCCCGAGGGCGCTGAGGCCCCCCGTAACCAACCCGATGACAAGCGCCGGAACCCAGATGCGCACCTGCAGCATGGCCAGGCTCATGCCGACGGCCAGCGCGTCGATGCTGGTGGCGACCGAAAGGCAGAGCAGCCGCGCGCCGCAGCTCGGCTCCCGCACCCTCTCGGCCTCGAAGTTCGTTGCCGCGTCCAGCAGCATCTTCCCGCCGATGAGCGCAAGCAGCCCGAACGCCACCCAGTGGTCGACGCAGGCCAGCCAGCTCTGCATGGCGCTGCCCGCCAGCCAGCCGACCACGGGCATGGCCGCCTGGAAGACGCCGAAGTGCGCGGCCACCCGCGTGGTGTGTCCCACGCTGACCTCCCGGAGGGCGACTCCCTCGGCCAGCGAGACGGCAAACGCGTCGGCGGCCAGGCCGACCGCGATGAGCAGGATGTGCGGCAGAGTCATATGGGGGCGTCTCCGGACTACGGGCCGGGCGGCCTACTCGCCGGCCGGGGCCATGGCCTCCGACAGCCGGCCGAGAAGGACCTCCAGCCGGTTCATGTGTTCGCCGTAGCGCTGCCAGTCGGCCTCCTGCAGCGCACGTTGTGCGGCGCCGTATTCGGCGTTCGCCGCCCGGACCGCCTCCGCCACGGCGGCGGACACGGCCGGTGCGTCCCGCCCGGGCGGGGATGCCGGCCCGTCGCGGGCGGGGAGATCGGGCGGCCCGCTGACCTCGAACAACTGCCGCAGGGCCTCCTGGAGGGTTTCGGCCATGGCCACCCGGGAGCCGGCGGCCACGATGACCCGCTTGATCTGGGGGATCGCCTCGGCGTCGGCCCGGATGTAGAGCGGTTCCACGTACAGGAGGCCGCCGGCGATTGGGATCACCAGCAGGTTGCCCCTCAGCACGCTGCTGCCGCTCTGATTCCAGAGCGTCACCTGCCCCGAGATCAGAGGGTCCTGGTCGATGTAGTTCTCAACCTGCAGGGGGCCGTCGACCAGCTTCCCCTTGGGGAACACGCACACCACCAGCTTGCCGTAGTGCTCTCCGTCGCAGCGGCCGCCCAGCCAGGCGATCATGTTGGCCCGCCCGCGCGGCGTCATCGGCAGCATGACCAGGAACTCGGGCCGTTCGCTGTCCGGAAGGCGCATCACGGCGTAGTAGCTCTCCACCATCTGCCGCTGGCCGTGGTACTTCTCCTGGGCGACCTCCCAGATGTCTTCCCTCGTGTAGAAGACCTGCGGGCTCCGCATGTGGTAGACGTTGTACTTCTCCGCCTGAATCTCGAAGAGGTCGACCGGGTAACGCACGTGGCGGCGAAGCCCCTCCGGCATCTCCTCCAGCGGCCGGTAGAGTCCCGGGAACATCCGGGCATAGGCGCGGACCAGCGGATCCGATCCGTCCGCGACGTAGAGGGTCACCGTCCCCTCATACGCGTCAACGACGGCCTTGACCGAGTTGCGGACGTAGTTGAGCCGCCCGCCGGCCGCCGGTTCGCTGTAGGGGTAGAGGCGCGTGTGCGTGTAGGCGTCCTGGATCCAGAAGATCCGCCCGGCGTGCACGACCGGATATGGGTCGCGGTCGAGGGTGAGGTACGGCACCAGACGGCGAACGCGTTCCACCACCTGACGTCGGTAGAGGATGCGGCTCTCGGAGGTCAGGTCGGTTGAGAGGAGGATCTTCGGGTCCCGCAACTCAACGGCGAAGGCCAGCCGCCGCCGGAACGTCCCCACAGGGACGCCGCCCGAGCCCTCGTACCGCGTCCAGGCGTTCTCGTCGCCCATGGGATAGTCGAACTCGTCTTCATTCGTCCGCACGAACACGTAGCCGTTCGTCGCTTCGCCGTAGTAGACCTCCGGGCGGTCCAGCGGGATCGACTCCGGGGTCACCGGCGGGATGTCCCGCACGGTCAGGACCGGGAAGCCGTCTTCCGTGAACGCGTTGGCCGGGCTCATGCACACGCCGTGGCCGTGGGTGTACTTCAGCCGCAGATTGACCCAGCTCTGCGCACTCGCCTGCAGGCGGTCGGGCGCGATCTCCCGCACCGACAGGAGCATCTGGGTCGTGCCGCCCTCCGTCTCGTAACGCCCGACGTCCACATCCAGGAACTCGTAGTACGACCGGATCGTCTGCAGGTGCCGGAAGGTCTCGCGCAGGGGCCGCCAGTCCCATACCCGCACGTTGTCGACCGTCGCCCGGTCGGCGGCCACGTCCTCGTAGCGGAGGTCGTCGACGACGGGGTACTCGATCTCCTCGATCGCGTCCAGAGCGTAGGCGCGCCGCGTGAAGTCGATCGCGTGCCGTATGTACGGCTCTTCGAGGCGCAGCTCGTTGGGCGTCACGCGCAGCGACTGGACCAGTGGCGGCAGCAGCCCTTCGGCCAGCACCACGCAGCCCAGCCACGCACCCAGGCCGATCAGGACGGACCGCAGGTCCCTGACCGAACGGGCGCGCAGCAGCAGCACCGCCGCGACGAGGGCGGCTGCGGCCATCAGCCAGTGCCCGGGCAGCCGCACGTGCACGTCCGTGTAGCCGGCGCCGAACGCCGCCCCGGCGGTGCTGTAGAGGAGGCCGTATCGATCCAGGAGATGCCCGGCTGCAACCAGGAGGAACGCGACGCCCAGCGTGCGGCTCAGATGGCTGAACACCCCCGCGGGCAGCCCGTCCCGCCCGCCCAGAAACGCACCCGATGCCGTGTGCCACGCCGCCGCTCCGGCCAGCGAGACCCACACGAGCGCAAGCAGCATGCGGCGGAGAAGGACGGCCAGCGGGTAAACGAGCACGAAGAAGCCGATGTCCTTCCC
This window encodes:
- a CDS encoding manganese efflux pump yields the protein MTLPHILLIAVGLAADAFAVSLAEGVALREVSVGHTTRVAAHFGVFQAAMPVVGWLAGSAMQSWLACVDHWVAFGLLALIGGKMLLDAATNFEAERVREPSCGARLLCLSVATSIDALAVGMSLAMLQVRIWVPALVIGLVTGGLSALGVQIGDRVGRRLGRWAEAAGGIVLCLIGLEILVHHMR
- a CDS encoding UPF0182 family protein; the protein is MRHGVPGSRRWRHRSVIAVVAAVGGVLIAMVALRILAAVLVDYWWFDSLGCGSVYGRILLARVVLWCVGFAASFGAAASGFLIARRIARSSDRGRPQWGRRASPFAPLQQMAWPLCWAGAAFAGVVGGSMLSLMWHRVLLFLYRMPFDVADPIFGKDIGFFVLVYPLAVLLRRMLLALVWVSLAGAAAWHTASGAFLGGRDGLPAGVFSHLSRTLGVAFLLVAAGHLLDRYGLLYSTAGAAFGAGYTDVHVRLPGHWLMAAAALVAAVLLLRARSVRDLRSVLIGLGAWLGCVVLAEGLLPPLVQSLRVTPNELRLEEPYIRHAIDFTRRAYALDAIEEIEYPVVDDLRYEDVAADRATVDNVRVWDWRPLRETFRHLQTIRSYYEFLDVDVGRYETEGGTTQMLLSVREIAPDRLQASAQSWVNLRLKYTHGHGVCMSPANAFTEDGFPVLTVRDIPPVTPESIPLDRPEVYYGEATNGYVFVRTNEDEFDYPMGDENAWTRYEGSGGVPVGTFRRRLAFAVELRDPKILLSTDLTSESRILYRRQVVERVRRLVPYLTLDRDPYPVVHAGRIFWIQDAYTHTRLYPYSEPAAGGRLNYVRNSVKAVVDAYEGTVTLYVADGSDPLVRAYARMFPGLYRPLEEMPEGLRRHVRYPVDLFEIQAEKYNVYHMRSPQVFYTREDIWEVAQEKYHGQRQMVESYYAVMRLPDSERPEFLVMLPMTPRGRANMIAWLGGRCDGEHYGKLVVCVFPKGKLVDGPLQVENYIDQDPLISGQVTLWNQSGSSVLRGNLLVIPIAGGLLYVEPLYIRADAEAIPQIKRVIVAAGSRVAMAETLQEALRQLFEVSGPPDLPARDGPASPPGRDAPAVSAAVAEAVRAANAEYGAAQRALQEADWQRYGEHMNRLEVLLGRLSEAMAPAGE
- a CDS encoding GHMP kinase — its product is MIVRTRAYARVGFVGNPSDGYHGKTIAFTIGDYWSEVVLYESPELELRPSPQDQAVFGSLQQLLDDVRQSGYYGGIRLLKAATKVFAEYCAEAGEALPDRNFTIRYRTNIPRQVGLGGSSAIITAVMRALAAFFAVEIPEPVLPAVVLRAETGELGLTAGLQDRVVQAYGGVVYMDFARDYMDAHGHGRYERIRPELLPPVYLAYRRDLGKESSTAHIRVRDLYESGDATVVSTMAEIAALADEARALMEAGGYEGLAAVINRNFDLRARIFPIRPEDMKMIQSARATGASAKFCGSGGAIVGSYRDEAMLERLRDAMGRDGYEFLVPHVAPNNRPSHT
- a CDS encoding PIG-L family deacetylase, with translation MKLMMIGAHPDDADLRAGGIAARYVERGGEAMLVSVTNGNAGHQEMAPDALAVRRKEEARRAGEVIGVDYVVLDHPDARLTPSVEVREELIGMIRAYRPDVVLAPRPFDYHPDHRAVGQLVIDASYLLTVPLVRPDVPILERVPVIAHTYDGYTKPLPFRADVVVDVDEYFEAQCRMTACHESQFFEWLPYNGGILDQVPATEPERWEWHVERMKRRLGFLADKYREAFVQRYGEEHGRRVFCGEVFELCEYGGRPDAETIERLFPR